The sequence below is a genomic window from Halosolutus gelatinilyticus.
GGTGCCGAAGGAAAAGTCCGCGTCGAACGAGCCGAGGACGACCTCGGCCTCGTCGGGATCGTCGGCGAGTTCCACCGTCGCGTCCTCGAGGATCGTCCGCAGGCGATCGCTCCCGACGAGGAACACCCGTTCGCCGGGGTGAGTGGCCGCGAGGTACTCCGCCGACACGGTCGCCGACGTGAGCACCGTCTCGGGATCGACCGCGATGCCGTGCGGTTCGAGTGTCTCGCCGTAGTGGTCGCTGCCGCGGGTTGGATTGTTCGAGAACAGCAGGCGGGAGACGCCGGCCTCGTCGAGCGCGTGCAATCCGTCCGTCACGCCGGGAATGAGTTCGTCGCCCCGGACGATCGTCCCATCGACGTCGAGAATCGCCGCCTCGTAGGCAGTCATCGTCCGCCGGTACGGGCGATCGAGGATTGAGTGTTTGGATCCCAGCCCCGGTGGAAGTCGATCACTCGGTTCGTTCGAGGGACAGCTGCTCCGTTTCGACCCCCGCCTCCGCGGCCCGCTCGTCGGCGGCGAGCAGCCGATCGAGTCTGGCTTCGAACTCCTCGTCGTCGAGTTCACCGTCGGCGTACCGCTCCTGCAGTCGCGTCACGGGGTCGCGGGCGGTTCGTTCGGCGTGGTCGGCGTCGGTCTCCGACTCCGTTCGAGTCGCGTCGCGCTCGTCGTCACGATCGCGCGTGCTGAGATACCAGACGAGCACGACGCTAACGACCATCAGTGCGGTGAACGCGAGGGCGTACATGGGACCGGCGAACAGCAACGCCGCGATGATCAGCACGTCCGCGAGGACGAACTTGATCGCGAAGATTTCCGTAAGGCTATAGTCCCGGCCCCCGGTTGACTCGCTGCCCATACGCGTCGGTACGGCGGCGATCGGGATAATTCTGCGGTATTGACAGTCGCGATCGACGGCCGCCGCAGCGCGAGGTGGGAATTCTTATCCGCCGACCCGTCCTACCCCGAAACATGACGCTCGAGGTCGAAGCCCCCGATCCGCCGGAACTGGAGTTCGTCGATCCGAACGAGTACGACGACGCGACGATCAGCGCCGACGACCCGACCGAGATCGACTACCGCCGGGAGGAACTCCAGGGCTTTCTCGAGGAGGGCGCGTGGGAGGAGGCCTTCGAAGAGTGGCGCCGGGACACCGACCTCGAATCCCGGGAGTACGAGATCGCCCGCGACCTCGATCTCTTCTCGCAGTTCGACTTCTTCTGGGACGACTTCGCCGATCGCGTCGGCTACCACGCTCCGGGGATCCCCGAGGACTGGCAGGAGCGGACGTACCACCCCGACCTCGACACCTGGGGGACCGTCTCGTCGATCAACGCCGAACTCACGGAGTTCGGCCAGATCGTCTCCGTGATCCTGAAAGAAGAGTACATCGACTGGGAGGCCGAGTACGAACCGCCGGAGGATTTGCCGGACTTCGATTAATCCGGCGGACTACGCGATCGCGATGATCGCCGGCGAACGATCGTCGCGATTCGATCGCGGGTGCCGACGGAGCGATCCCTCGAATCACGTCACTCGCGTGCGACGGCGATGTTTTGCAGTTGTTGCTTACAGCGTGGACAGATCCCCGGCGTGGCCGTCCTCGTTCGATAGCTACACGTCGGACACTCGAAAGACGGTCGGCCGGGCTTGTACGGATCGGTGTATCCCATAGTCATATGTTACCATATATCGGGCATAAACGTTGCCCTAATACGCATAGTACGGATAGTATCTGACCAGGACTTGGCAGAATCCCCCTTATTTTGTTCGGATGTCCAATTATTGTTCCCCGAGACGCGCGACGATCGCGAACGTCTCGGGTCGCGCGCTGGCCGTTTCGACGTCGAACCCGGCGACTTCGAAGTGGGCGACGGCGTCGTCGATCGAGAACCGCTCGGACACCGGCGGCCCCGCCGCTTCGTCGCCGTCGGCCGACCAGTCCACCGTCACGAGTCGCCCGCCCGGACGGACGACGCGAGCGAATTCGGCCAACGCTTCGTCGGGGCTCGCGGTTTCACCGTTGTCTCGCGGCTTCGCCGCTCGACTGTTCGTGGAACTTCGTTCCGCGCTACTCGCCTCGTCCGTCGAGCCACGCTCGACGCTACCCGCGTACTCGTGGTGCGTCATCGTCGAGAACGCGGCGTCGAGGTGGTCGTCCGCGAACGGTAACGACGACACCTCGCTCGTGACGAACTCGACGTTCTCGGGCGCGCCCTTCTCGCGGTAGCGATCGTGCATCGCCGACTGGACGTCGACGGCGTAGATCGTCTCGACGAACGGCGCGACGTCGTCGGTGTAAAAGCCGGTTCCGGAGCCGAGGTCCGCGACGACGTCCGTCGGCGTCGGGTCGAGCGCGGCGAGCAGTTCCTCCCGCGAACAGTACCGGTACCGGGACGGGTCCTCGAGCGCGTCGGCCCGTTCGATCGGATAGGTGTGAAAGCCCATTACCTCGATTTCGGTCCGATCGTACTTCCGCGTTGCCCGAGGCGAGTATCGATCGCGGGATCGCCGATCGCGAGCCGGCGAGTGCTCGCGAACCTGCGAGCGCGGACCGTGGCGGTCGAGCACGATCGTTGCATTCTCGTCCGTGTACGCGCCACCATCGGGGCGAAGAGTGATGGTTCCCGAGTCGATCCGTCGGTACGCACACCTCGACGTGCTCGTCGTGACCGCGGCGATCTGGTTTCTGGCGAAGTTCGTCCGGTACGTATTTCCGCCCCTGTTCGGCGCCTTCCAGGAGAGCTACGGCGTCTCGAACGCCGCCCTCGGGGCCGCGTTCACCGGTTTCATGCTCGTCTATGCCGCGATGCAGTTCCCGTCGGGCGTGCTCGCCGACCGCCTCGGCTCCGTCACGCTCATCACGGCCGGAGCGCTGGTGGCGGCAAGCGCGTCTCTCGCGATCGTCGTCGAGTCGCCGTTCGTCGTCCTCGTCGCGGCGATGCTCGTGGTGGGCGCCGGAACGGGAGCGCACAAGACCGTCGCCGTCCGTCTACTCTCGCGGGCCTACCCCGCGCGGACTGGCCGGGCGCTCGGGATCCTCGACACGTTCGGCGCCTTCGGCGGCGTGGCCGCGCCGGCGGCGGTCGTCGCCGCAGCGGCCCTGCCGTTCGCGTTCGGCGATCGCTGGCGCGCGATCTTCCTCGCGGCCGGGACCGTCGGGTTCGCGCTCGCGATCTCGTTTCGCCTCCGGGTTCCGCGGCGGGTGCCGTCGGAGGCCGACCGCGGCGAGGTGACCGATCTCTCGGCGGGCGAAGTGGGCAGGTACGTCACCCTCTTTCGGGACTGGCGGTTCGCCGTCTTCGCGCTGGTGACCGTTCTGTTCTCGTTCACCTACAACGGCCTGGTCGCGTTCGCGCCGCTCTACCTGACCGACGCGGCCGGACTCACGTCGGCGACGGCGAACCTGCTATACAGCGGCCTCTTCCTCGCGAGCTTGATCCAACTCGCGACCGGCGAACTCAGCGACCGGATCGGCCCGCTGACGCTCATCCTCGGAACGCTCGCGCTCGCCACGACCGCGCTGGTGCTGTTCGTCGGTCTGACCGGAACCGGCGATCCGGTCCTGCTCGGGGGGTTGCTCGTCGCCGTGGGGATCGGCGCACACGGCTACCGACCAGTCCGGAGCGCGTACCTGATGGAAGCCATCCCCGACGACGTCGCCGGCGGCGGCCTCGGAATCGTCCGAACGTTCCTGATGGGCGCCGGCGCGATCGCACCGGCGATCGTCGGCGCGCTCTCGGAGACCGCCGGGTTCCGGACGGCGTTCCGGTTGCTCGCCGCGTCGATCGTCACGGCGACGCTCCTCGGACTGCTCCTGTGGATCATCGAGAGCGATCGGTACGGCGAGTGGCGCTCCCGCCTCTAGTCGCCGCGAGGCGCGCCGGGTTTTTCCGCCCCTCCGTGGAAGGCCGAGTCATGTACGATCGAATCGCCATCGACGACGTCGAACCCCGCGACATCGAGGGCATCGAACCCGCGTTGCTCCCGATCGGGCTGGAACTCAAACCCGAGCGAATGCGCCCGAGCGTCTGGCACTACGACGCGGGCGAGAAAAACGAGTACCACCGCCAGGGGGAGCAAGAGGAGTTATACGTCGTCCTCGACGGAGCGCTCGAGGCGACGATCGAGCGGGACGACCGCGAGGTCGTGGAGTTGACGACCGGCGACGTACTCGTGGTACCCCCGGAGTCGTGGCGCCAACTCGAGGCGATCGAGGAGAGTCGCGTGCTCGTCGTCGGCGCGCCGAACGTCAAGGACGACGCGATCCACGAAGAATAACGCGAGCAACCGGGTTCGATCAGCGATCGAGCGCGACGGCAACGCCGAGCAGCGCGAGGCCGAGGACGACGGCCGCGCCGCCGATCGTCGCCTCGACTTCGGCGAGGGCGACGGTCCCACCGGCCACCACGCCGGCGCCGCCGGAACCGGCGAGCGCGGCCGTCGCGAGCCCGCCCGCGGCTCGGTCTTCCGCGCCGTCGGTCCGCGAATCGATCGTCTCGAGTCTGTCTCGCATCGACTCGAGTCGAGCGTCCAGCGAATCAACGTCGGCCGCGATCGAGTCGGCGGCCGATCCGCCCGCGGTCGCGTCGGTTCGCGTCTCGAGGGCGTCGAGGTCGTTCGCCACCCGATCGATCCGATCGGCGAGGTCCGCCAGTCGCGCCGTCGGATCGGCGTCGACGACCGTCTCGAGTTCGTCGTCGAGCTCGGCGAGCGTTCGGGAGAGGGACTCGTAGTCCTCGCCGAGCGATTCGACGGCCGCGGCGAGATCGGCGACGTCCGCCGCGACGGCGCTCACCGCCTCGTCGCCGTCGTCGTTTTCGAGGCGCGAAGCGAGGTCGTCGGTGCGCGACTCGATCGCCTCGACCCGTCCGGAGAGCGTTCCGACGTCGGTCTCGAGGGCCGCTCGCACGTCGGCGACGTGAGCTTCGGTTTCGGTTCTGACGTCGTCCTCGCGATCCTCGAGCTCCGATCGCACCTCGTCGAGTCGATCGTCGAGCTCCGACCGGACCGCTCCGAGCCGATCGTCCAGCTCGGACCGGACGTCGTCCGCGCCCGACCGGATCTCGTCCGTCCGGTCGTCCAATTCCGATCGAACGTCCGTCACGCGATCGTCGAGCGTCTCGAGGCGGGCCGCCAGACTCGTTTCGAACTCCGCGAGTCGATCCTCGACCGCCGCGACGTCGGTCGCAATCCCGTCGAGGTCCTCGACGATCGACTCGATCGTCTCGCCCTGGTCGGCTACCGATCGCTCGACCGCCGCGACGTCGGCTGCCGTCGCGGTCTCGGTTTCGACCGCTTCGACGGATTCTTCGACGGCGGCGAGATCCGCCGCCAGGGTCGACACGTCGTCGGCGACCGCCGCGAGTTCCGCGTCGACGTCGTCGACCCGGTCGGGATCGACCGTCTCCGCTTCGAGGTCGGCGATCGAGTCGCGAACCGCCGCGATGCGCCGATCGAGAGCAGCTTGGACGTCGGACAGCTCGTCTCGGACGCCGCCGAGATCGTCGTCGATCGCGTCGATACGGCCATCCGTCGCGGAGAGCCGATCGTCCACGCCGTCCACTCGATCGACCGCCGAATCCAGCCGATCGCCGACGCCTGCGAAATCTCCCTCCACGGACTCCAGCCGAACGCGCGCGTCTTCGACGGCCGTCTCGAGTTCCGAGATCCGCTCGTCGCCCCGGTCGAGTCGGGACGCGGCGTCGGCGAGTTCCTCGTCAACCGCGGCGAGCTCGTCGTCGATCGTCGCCTCGACGGCGGCGAATCGCTCGTCGGCGTCCGCCGACAGGTCGTCCGCACGCTCCGAGAGGGCGTCGAGTCGATCGTCGGTTCGCTCCGAGAGGTCGTCGAATCGCTCGTCGACCCCGTCAACCCGGGTCGACTCCTCCTCGAGTCGCCCGGCGAGCCCCTGGACGCGGGTGGCGATCCGATCGGTCTCCCCGTCGACCGCCGCGAGCTCTTCGTCGAGCCGAGAAACGACCTCGTCGAGCCCCGAGACGGTTTCGTCGACGGCGTCCAGGTCGGCCGTGGACGCCGTCTCGGATTCCAGGTCGGTCAGCTCGTCCCGGAGCGTCTCGATTCGGTTCCCGAGCGCCTCCGTTCGATCGTCGATCCCCGTCAACTCGTCGCCGAGGGCGTCGAGTCGATCGTCGAGGGCGCCGCGTTCGTTCGCCGCGTCGTCCGTCGCCGATTCGAGCGTCTCGAGGTCGTCGTCGATCGCGTCGAGGTTCCGTTCGAGGTCCGAGAGCGCGTCGTCGAGCGCGCCGAATTCCGTTTCGAGAGACGCGACGTCCTCGTCGGTCGCGTGAGTGTCGCTCTCGGCTTCGAGGTCGGCCAGATCGGCCGCGAGGCCGTCGAGTTGCTCGTCGACGGCGTCGAGTTCTTCGGCGGGGGCCGCCCGCTCTCTCACGTACTCGAGGTCGGCAACCAGTTCGTCGACCGCCTCGCTGACCGACCGGATCTCCTCATCGCGGTTCGCGAGCCGATCGAACAACTGGTCGATCGCGTCGTTCGCCCGCGCGTCGTCGCGATCGGCGTCGAACGGCTCGTCGAACGAGAGCGCCGTCCGGTTGGCGTCGGATCCGGAAGGGGCGCCGGCGTTCCCGCCCATCTCCGCGGCGTCTACGGCCCCGGCGCGATCGTCCGGATCCGCCGTCGACTCGGACCACGTGACCTCTTCGAAGGCGTCGACGTCGTCGGCCGCGGCCGCCAGCGCGCCCCGCGCGGCGCTCGCCGCCGGGTCGTCGGCGAGTCGAACGCCGCGGATCGAAAACGGCAGGTCGGCCGCGTCGAATCGGCCGCCGATCAGGTACTCGACGCCCTCGACCGCGCCGTCGCCGGCGACCGCGATCGGGACCGCGAGTCCCTGCTGGACGTCGCCGGCGTCCGCCTCGGTTCCGATCGCGTCGATCAATTCGCCGATCAGGGCGTCGTACGCTTGTGCGAGCGCACTCTCGATGTCGCCCGTCGCCGCGTTCGGATCGAGGACGAACTCCTCGAGGACCGCCGCGACCCGCGCCGACGCCTCCCCCGTTTCCGCGGCCGCCTGCCGAACGATCCGCTCGCTGCCCGTCGCGATCGAGAACGCGAGCACCGGCACGCCGTAGTAGGAGAGGGCGACGCTGGTCGTTTGCTCCCCGAGACAGATGCCCAGCCCCGTGTAGTTGTCGCCCGCGAGTTGATCGTAGACGACGGCGAACCCGCGGCTGATCGGCGTCGCGTCGTCCGCCCGGTCCTCGAGCACCGATTCAACGGCCGTCCGGTGGGCCGCCGTCGGCGCTTCGGCGTCGAGCACCGTCCCGGGCGTCGTGTAACAGAGCCGGCCGTCGATCGAGCCGTCGAGAACGTCGTCGACGATCGCGGCGAGCGCCGGTTCGGCGTGCCCGTCGACGACGAGAACGCCGTCCGAGAACAGCGACGTGGGCTCGCCGCCGTCCGCGCCGTCCGCGACGGTTCGCGCGGCCGTTCCGACGGCGTACGTCGTACCGTCGTGGTCGACGGTACGGGCAGTCCCCTCCGCGTCCGAGACCCCTGCCTCGCCGAGCGTCCCCTCGTCGGCGGGGAGGACGATCGCCGGCGCCGACTCGATCGACGGCTCGTCGCGCCCGCCGGTAGCCGACCGGATCGCCCCGGGTCCGATGTCGAGACCGTATCCCATGGCCACCGCAACCGAGACGATCCTCTTGGACCTTTGGCTCTGAGTACCAGAACTGAAAACCAGCCCCGATCGCCTGCGCCGAATGCGGGCGATCCCTCCACTCGCATCGCCCCCAACGGATCACGGCGCTCCGGCCGACGGTTCGGAAACCGGCTCGCCGATCGTCACCGCGTCGCCGACGGAGAGGGGCGTCCCCCACGACGAGTCGGGAGCGCGCGTGTTGACCATAAGTCGGAAGTAGTGGTCGAACCGGTCGTCGGTCGCCCACTCGGGAAGCGTCTCCTCCCGGCGAGAGACGAAGGTCTCCTGGAAGCCCTCGGTTTCCTCGCCCGTGTCGGGATCGCGGGTCGGGACGACGCAGCGTTGACACGGGTTCACGCCGTGGAGCCTCGCCGGCCCGATCTCGAACGGGACGACGCGACCCGGCTCGTCGTACAGCCGATCCTCCCAGAACGCCGGGACGTCGCCGACGACGAGGTTCGGACGCAATCGTCGACGCATCTCCGACGGATCGATGCCGTCGTACCACGACGCGACCGCTTCGATCGTCCCGTCGCCGATGATCGTCGGCCCGGACGCGTCCGCGTCGTCGGGAAAGCCGCCCTCGTCGTTTCGGACGAGTTCGACGGGATAGCCGAAGAAGTCCGAGAGCCACGAGGAGAGACAGTCCCGATCGAGTTCGAGGTGGAACGCGTGCCCCTCGTCGACGCCGCGCTCGCTGACGGTGATCGTCTCTCGATCGAGGTCGTACACGGCGGCGAGGTCGTGGACGCGCTCCTCGCGCTTGCCGTTAACGTACGCGCCGTGCGGGGCCTCGCCGAGACGCGGGCGCTCCGTGCTCTCGACGATCGCGTACCGTCGATCCCACTCGAGAGCGCCGGTTTCGACGATCGTCGTCGACTCGACCGTCGTCGCGTCGAGCGCCTTGACGGGGTGGACGCGGATCCGATCGAGAGTAGCCATGGAAACAGGTGTCCACAGCCCCCGGCTTAGGCCTGTCCATTCTGCGTCGCGGCGCGAGTCGACCGATTCGCCGCCCGCGAACCCTCGACGCTGCAGGCATTCGGACGCCTGCGGAATCCGGGCGCGTTCGATCGTCGGTCGATCGGCTCGCACCCGCCGGAGATCAGCCCCGATACAGCGCGTCTATCGGCGATCAGAATTTATTCTGATGTGAGTACTTTTCTATTCTTTTCTGAATACCGAGTGTTTTTCGGGAGATTATAGATCGGGTAGATAGGGCCTGAATTGCCCATAATATCCGTACAAAACGTCTGGCATGGGTAAGAAGTGACACACTCGGATCAAAACACCTCATGTTTATACCTCAGAAGGGTGGCGTGTTACGTATATGTCCGAAACCGGGGCGGAGCCCCGTCCGCTGGTCCGACAGCTTCCCGACCCAACCGATGCCTCGAACGTCCGCTACAATCCGTCGCTCGCCGAACTCCGCGAGTTCGCCCGGCCGGACGAGACGACGACCGAGTTCGGATCGCCGTCGTACGTCAGCGAGTACCGATCCCGGAGCGCCGATCGGACGAAAAACGCCGTCGACCACGAGTTCGCCGACCGCGACCACGACCTCGTCGCGGACGCGATCGACGCCGCGTGCGACGCCGAACTGATCTGCGTCGATCGGCTGATGGGGCGTCACCCCGACGCCACGTTCTGTTGCCGGCTGTACGTTCCGGTTACGTACGCGCGCATCGCGCTCGCGTGGGCGAACCTCTTCGAGCCGGCGGACGGTCGCGATCCCGACCTGTACACGGTTCAACTGCCCGACTACGACGAGACGGCGATCCGCGTCTTTCCCGACGAGGGGATCACGGCGGTGTTAGGCAGCGACTACATCGGCGAAGCCAAGAAGTCGTTCCTCCGGCTGTTCATGTACCGGATCAAACAGCTCGGCGGGCTCGGGCTCCACGCCGGCAGCAAGCGCGTTCGCGTGCGCGACGGCGACGGAACCGTGCGAATCGTCGGGCAGGTGTTCATGGGCCTGTCCGCAACCGGCAAGTCCACGCTGACCTCGCACGGCTGCTGGCTCGATGATCCCGAAGACGCCGCGATGTTACAGGACGACGTCTGCGGCCTCCTTCCCGACGGATCGGTCGCCGGCAGCGAGGGCAAAGGGTTGTTCATCAAGACGATCGGCCTCGACGACGAACAACCGGAACTGTACGCGGCCGCGACGGACGAGTCCGCGATCCTCGATAACGTCGCCGTCGACGACGACGGTACGGTCCGCTTCGACGAGGACCGCTACACGGCGAACTCCCGGGCGATCGTCCGGCGCGAGCACGTCGCGAGCGCCGACGACGAGATCGACCTCGATCGGATGGATCAGGTCTTCTTCATCACCCGGAACCCCCTGATGCCGCCGGTCGCCAAACTGACCGACGAGCAGGCCGCCGTCGCCTTCATGCTCGGCGAGTCGATCGAGACCAGCGCGGGCGATCCCTCTCGGGCCGGCGAATCGATCCGCGTCGTCGGAACGAACCCCTTCATCGTCGGTTCCGAAGGCGAGGAGGGGAACCGCTTCCATGACCTGATCCGCGAGCTCAACGTCGAGTGTTACGTCATCAACACGGGCTACGTGGGCGACGAGTCGAACGACGTCGGCGTCACGGAGTCCGTCACGATCCTCACGGAAGTCGCCCGGGGAACGATCGAGTGGACCGCCGACGAGCGAACGGGGCTGACGATTCCCGAGTCGGTGCCGGGAGTCGACGTCGGAGCGTACTACGTCCCCGATCACGTCGAAAACTACGACGACGCCGCGGCGGAACTCCGGACCGAACGCCGCGAGTATCTCGACCGGTTCGACGAACTCCGCGAGGAGATCACAACCGCGGTCTACTGAGCCGCGAACGAACGCGAACCGAAACGAGTTCGAAAACGAAACGATCGCGTTCAGCCATTCTGGGGAGTGTAACGGGAACGGACGGCGCCCGAGTCATCATCGGCTGGCCGCACAGTCGCCCACGTGTCAAATTATCGTATCGATTGGTTTCTCCGACAACCGTACCGGTGGCTTTCGGTCCGTTCCCACCCCTTCTCCCGGGATCCGTTTCGTAACCTACAGTTTTCGATCGAGAGTGGTCGCCTGAACGACGTATTTCCCGGCGGAACTGAATATTTATCACTGAAATGGTACTACCGGTTTACAAATCCGGACACTTCCCATCGGAGTGGAGGCATGAACGCACGCACAGTACGAAATGTACTCGTCGTAGCGGTTGCGCTGATGGTCTGCGCGAGTGTTGGCGTCTTCGCGATCGCCAACACGGGCGCGAGCATCAACCAACCCGACGAGGACGACGATGAGAACGCTACAGAGGCAGACGAACAGGACGGCGGCGGAAACCTGCAGGTCACCGTCGAGAACGCGACGATCGTAGTCGTCGGCGCTGATCACCAGCTGGCCGACGAAATGGAAGGAAATACCGGCGTCGTGGACGACGGCGCGCTCTCCGGCGACAACGAGACGGTCGGCGAAAACGACACTGCAGCCGGTACCGGCGACCAACACCGCGCTCTCGTCCACGAGACGTCCGTCGAGGTGACGGTCGAGCAGGCGTCGATGCTCCACCAAAACGGACAGAACGGAGTTGACGCTGAGGACGGTGCGGACGCCGAAGCGGAGAACGAAACCGACGGCGAGACCGAAGGTACGGCCATCGGTGGCGATACCGAAGGCGAAGCCGACGAGAACGAAACGGAGGCCCCCGACGCCGGCAACCAAGAGCTCACGATCGAGGAAGCGACGATCGTCATCGTCCTCGACGACGAGATGAGTGACGACGGCGCGCTCGGCAACGAGACGGCCGACGGGGACCTGACCGAGAACGATACCGCGGTCGAAAACAACGAAACTGACGTCGGTGCGGAAGACAACGTGACTGGCGTCGGTGTCGAAGATAACGAGACCGGCGTCAGTGTCGGAGACAACGAGACCGGCGTCGGTATCAACGGAGCCACGGATAGCGAACTCTCGCTCGAATCCGCGTCGGTCTTCGTCGTCGTCGAGGAGATCGGCGACACGAGCGGCGCGGAATCCGGCGCTGCCGGCGGTATCGAAGACAACGAAACTGGCGTCGGGAGCGACGGCCTCGGAACCAACG
It includes:
- a CDS encoding phosphoenolpyruvate carboxykinase (ATP), translating into MSETGAEPRPLVRQLPDPTDASNVRYNPSLAELREFARPDETTTEFGSPSYVSEYRSRSADRTKNAVDHEFADRDHDLVADAIDAACDAELICVDRLMGRHPDATFCCRLYVPVTYARIALAWANLFEPADGRDPDLYTVQLPDYDETAIRVFPDEGITAVLGSDYIGEAKKSFLRLFMYRIKQLGGLGLHAGSKRVRVRDGDGTVRIVGQVFMGLSATGKSTLTSHGCWLDDPEDAAMLQDDVCGLLPDGSVAGSEGKGLFIKTIGLDDEQPELYAAATDESAILDNVAVDDDGTVRFDEDRYTANSRAIVRREHVASADDEIDLDRMDQVFFITRNPLMPPVAKLTDEQAAVAFMLGESIETSAGDPSRAGESIRVVGTNPFIVGSEGEEGNRFHDLIRELNVECYVINTGYVGDESNDVGVTESVTILTEVARGTIEWTADERTGLTIPESVPGVDVGAYYVPDHVENYDDAAAELRTERREYLDRFDELREEITTAVY
- a CDS encoding class I SAM-dependent methyltransferase, producing MGFHTYPIERADALEDPSRYRYCSREELLAALDPTPTDVVADLGSGTGFYTDDVAPFVETIYAVDVQSAMHDRYREKGAPENVEFVTSEVSSLPFADDHLDAAFSTMTHHEYAGSVERGSTDEASSAERSSTNSRAAKPRDNGETASPDEALAEFARVVRPGGRLVTVDWSADGDEAAGPPVSERFSIDDAVAHFEVAGFDVETASARPETFAIVARLGEQ
- a CDS encoding cupin domain-containing protein; this encodes MYDRIAIDDVEPRDIEGIEPALLPIGLELKPERMRPSVWHYDAGEKNEYHRQGEQEELYVVLDGALEATIERDDREVVELTTGDVLVVPPESWRQLEAIEESRVLVVGAPNVKDDAIHEE
- a CDS encoding rubrerythrin-like domain-containing protein yields the protein MGYTDPYKPGRPSFECPTCSYRTRTATPGICPRCKQQLQNIAVARE
- a CDS encoding SHOCT domain-containing protein, with translation MGSESTGGRDYSLTEIFAIKFVLADVLIIAALLFAGPMYALAFTALMVVSVVLVWYLSTRDRDDERDATRTESETDADHAERTARDPVTRLQERYADGELDDEEFEARLDRLLAADERAAEAGVETEQLSLERTE
- a CDS encoding chromosome segregation ATPase, which encodes MGYGLDIGPGAIRSATGGRDEPSIESAPAIVLPADEGTLGEAGVSDAEGTARTVDHDGTTYAVGTAARTVADGADGGEPTSLFSDGVLVVDGHAEPALAAIVDDVLDGSIDGRLCYTTPGTVLDAEAPTAAHRTAVESVLEDRADDATPISRGFAVVYDQLAGDNYTGLGICLGEQTTSVALSYYGVPVLAFSIATGSERIVRQAAAETGEASARVAAVLEEFVLDPNAATGDIESALAQAYDALIGELIDAIGTEADAGDVQQGLAVPIAVAGDGAVEGVEYLIGGRFDAADLPFSIRGVRLADDPAASAARGALAAAADDVDAFEEVTWSESTADPDDRAGAVDAAEMGGNAGAPSGSDANRTALSFDEPFDADRDDARANDAIDQLFDRLANRDEEIRSVSEAVDELVADLEYVRERAAPAEELDAVDEQLDGLAADLADLEAESDTHATDEDVASLETEFGALDDALSDLERNLDAIDDDLETLESATDDAANERGALDDRLDALGDELTGIDDRTEALGNRIETLRDELTDLESETASTADLDAVDETVSGLDEVVSRLDEELAAVDGETDRIATRVQGLAGRLEEESTRVDGVDERFDDLSERTDDRLDALSERADDLSADADERFAAVEATIDDELAAVDEELADAASRLDRGDERISELETAVEDARVRLESVEGDFAGVGDRLDSAVDRVDGVDDRLSATDGRIDAIDDDLGGVRDELSDVQAALDRRIAAVRDSIADLEAETVDPDRVDDVDAELAAVADDVSTLAADLAAVEESVEAVETETATAADVAAVERSVADQGETIESIVEDLDGIATDVAAVEDRLAEFETSLAARLETLDDRVTDVRSELDDRTDEIRSGADDVRSELDDRLGAVRSELDDRLDEVRSELEDREDDVRTETEAHVADVRAALETDVGTLSGRVEAIESRTDDLASRLENDDGDEAVSAVAADVADLAAAVESLGEDYESLSRTLAELDDELETVVDADPTARLADLADRIDRVANDLDALETRTDATAGGSAADSIAADVDSLDARLESMRDRLETIDSRTDGAEDRAAGGLATAALAGSGGAGVVAGGTVALAEVEATIGGAAVVLGLALLGVAVALDR
- a CDS encoding HAD-IIA family hydrolase, which gives rise to MTAYEAAILDVDGTIVRGDELIPGVTDGLHALDEAGVSRLLFSNNPTRGSDHYGETLEPHGIAVDPETVLTSATVSAEYLAATHPGERVFLVGSDRLRTILEDATVELADDPDEAEVVLGSFDADFSFGTLWESLRALDGDVPFYGTDPDVTIPIEDGAIPGSGAILAAMEAVAGREPDAVLGKPSAIAAEAATNRLDVAPDRTLVVGDRLNTDIALGARAGMETAVVLSGVTDRDAIAAADVDPDHVLESLADVGTLL
- a CDS encoding MOSC domain-containing protein, which gives rise to MATLDRIRVHPVKALDATTVESTTIVETGALEWDRRYAIVESTERPRLGEAPHGAYVNGKREERVHDLAAVYDLDRETITVSERGVDEGHAFHLELDRDCLSSWLSDFFGYPVELVRNDEGGFPDDADASGPTIIGDGTIEAVASWYDGIDPSEMRRRLRPNLVVGDVPAFWEDRLYDEPGRVVPFEIGPARLHGVNPCQRCVVPTRDPDTGEETEGFQETFVSRREETLPEWATDDRFDHYFRLMVNTRAPDSSWGTPLSVGDAVTIGEPVSEPSAGAP
- a CDS encoding MFS transporter; the encoded protein is MVPESIRRYAHLDVLVVTAAIWFLAKFVRYVFPPLFGAFQESYGVSNAALGAAFTGFMLVYAAMQFPSGVLADRLGSVTLITAGALVAASASLAIVVESPFVVLVAAMLVVGAGTGAHKTVAVRLLSRAYPARTGRALGILDTFGAFGGVAAPAAVVAAAALPFAFGDRWRAIFLAAGTVGFALAISFRLRVPRRVPSEADRGEVTDLSAGEVGRYVTLFRDWRFAVFALVTVLFSFTYNGLVAFAPLYLTDAAGLTSATANLLYSGLFLASLIQLATGELSDRIGPLTLILGTLALATTALVLFVGLTGTGDPVLLGGLLVAVGIGAHGYRPVRSAYLMEAIPDDVAGGGLGIVRTFLMGAGAIAPAIVGALSETAGFRTAFRLLAASIVTATLLGLLLWIIESDRYGEWRSRL